One segment of Stomatobaculum sp. F0698 DNA contains the following:
- a CDS encoding flavodoxin, with the protein MSKVAVVFWSGTGNTQAMAEAVAEGARTKGAEVTVLGPSEFSADQVALYDAIAFGCPSMGAEVLEEEEFEPMFASVEGALHGKKIALFGSWGWGGGAWMNDWEARCNDAGVLMQHAPVMCQEAPDDAALAECKELGESLV; encoded by the coding sequence GCGGAACCGGCAACACGCAGGCAATGGCAGAGGCTGTTGCGGAGGGCGCGAGAACCAAGGGCGCTGAGGTCACGGTGCTCGGACCGAGCGAGTTCAGCGCAGACCAGGTGGCGCTCTACGATGCAATCGCATTCGGTTGCCCGTCCATGGGTGCAGAGGTCCTCGAGGAAGAAGAGTTCGAGCCGATGTTCGCGTCTGTCGAGGGTGCGCTTCACGGCAAGAAGATTGCGCTCTTTGGCTCCTGGGGCTGGGGCGGCGGTGCTTGGATGAACGACTGGGAGGCAAGATGCAATGACGCAGGCGTTCTGATGCAGCACGCACCGGTTATGTGCCAGGAGGCACCGGACGATGCGGCACTTGCGGAGTGCAAGGAGCTCGGCGAGTCTCTGGTCTAA